GCCCATCCGACTGcttctcgaccgccagcggaCGTGTCTTGTGGTGGAACTTGATGCCCTTCTCAACCATAGAGTCACCAATCATGGTGGCCATCTGCTGGTCAAATCCACGGAGCAGGATCGAACGTACCATCACCGTCACGTCGTACCCGAGTCCCTTGAGGAAACCGGCACATTCGAGCCCGATGTAACCAGCGCCGACGAGCAGTGTCTTGCCTGGAGCCTGGGGCAAACTAAACACATCGTCGCTAGTGATGCAGTGTTCTGATGCACCGGGAACTTCGGGGTAGCGAGGCCGTCCACCAACCGCGATCACGACGTACTTGGTGCGCAGCTCCCGCTcgctttgatttttcatcaGGGCCACCACAGTGTGCGCATCCTTGAAGTAACCGAGACCGTTGATGTACTCCACCTTTTGGTCGCGTAAATCGACCCGCGTCACCCAATTGACCGATTTGATGTGGTTCTGCACCGATTCGGTGAGTGTGGCCCAGTCGTGTCGCACCGAGCTCGGATCAGCGAACTTCCACCCGTACGGTTGCGAATCGTGGATAGCTTCGCCCAGCAGCGAAGCTTGGTGCATCAACTTCTTCGGAATGCAGCCTACATTAACGCACGTCCCGCCAAGGCCCCACTTAGTTCCGCGCGGTGACGGCTTCACAAAGTCCAGTACCGCCACCTTGGCACCAAGTTGGACGGCCTGCTTGGCGCACGCCAAACCTCCCGAACCTCCACCGATGACCACAAGATCATAGTCGAAATTTTCTTCTGTAACCGAGAGCGTGAGAGAAGAGAAAAGTCAAACATTAATACGAGTACGCCTTGTACAAATGAAGCCATATAGTACTGAACGACCTATGAACCTCTCTTGACAACCACATCCGTGTGTACGATAACGTTCGAATCGCTTAAGCATATCGATGGGTCAAGGGAATGAAGCAGCTGCTGGAACAGCGGGAGCATCAATGGCGCTAGCATAACAGCGTCGAAATGTGGCTTCTTTGCTCAGTGACGTTGCTCGAAAATAAGGACAATCGGAGTCAGATAGAGGTACGCAGATACAATCAGCATTCAGCGCTGTAGAACTTATTTCAATAAAACCG
Above is a genomic segment from Anopheles bellator chromosome X, idAnoBellAS_SP24_06.2, whole genome shotgun sequence containing:
- the LOC131213908 gene encoding thioredoxin reductase 1, mitochondrial-like isoform X2; translation: MAPLNQENFDYDLVVIGGGSGGLACAKQAVQLGAKVAVLDFVKPSPRGTKWGLGGTCVNVGCIPKKLMHQASLLGEAIHDSQPYGWKFADPSSVRHDWATLTESVQNHIKSVNWVTRVDLRDQKVEYINGLGYFKDAHTVVALMKNQSERELRTKYVVIAVGGRPRYPEVPGASEHCITSDDVFSLPQAPGKTLLVGAGYIGLECAGFLKGLGYDVTVMVRSILLRGFDQQMATMIGDSMVEKGIKFHHKTRPLAVEKQSDGRLLVRYETDGAGAGEETFDTVLFAIGRQAETGTLKLDRAGVVTADGGKSDKIDVNGEDQTNVPNIYAVGDVLYRKPELTPVAIHAGRIIARRLFGNSDETMDYKDVATTVFTPLEYGCVGMSEENAEAAHGKDNIEVYHAYYKPTEFFVPQRSVRYCYLKAVALREGDQRVLGLHFLGPAAGEVIQGFAAALKCGLTMKILRNTVGIHPTVAEEFTRLAITKSSGLDPTPATCCS
- the LOC131213908 gene encoding thioredoxin reductase 1, mitochondrial-like isoform X3: MAPLNQNFDYDLVVIGGGSGGLACAKQAVQLGAKVAVLDFVKPSPRGTKWGLGGTCVNVGCIPKKLMHQASLLGEAIHDSQPYGWKFADPSSVRHDWATLTESVQNHIKSVNWVTRVDLRDQKVEYINGLGYFKDAHTVVALMKNQSERELRTKYVVIAVGGRPRYPEVPGASEHCITSDDVFSLPQAPGKTLLVGAGYIGLECAGFLKGLGYDVTVMVRSILLRGFDQQMATMIGDSMVEKGIKFHHKTRPLAVEKQSDGRLLVRYETDGAGAGEETFDTVLFAIGRQAETGTLKLDRAGVVTADGGKSDKIDVNGEDQTNVPNIYAVGDVLYRKPELTPVAIHAGRIIARRLFGNSDETMDYKDVATTVFTPLEYGCVGMSEENAEAAHGKDNIEVYHAYYKPTEFFVPQRSVRYCYLKAVALREGDQRVLGLHFLGPAAGEVIQGFAAALKCGLTMKILRNTVGIHPTVAEEFTRLAITKSSGLDPTPATCCS